A stretch of Ectothiorhodospiraceae bacterium BW-2 DNA encodes these proteins:
- a CDS encoding ATP-binding protein, which yields MEKFFNTEGPMKADMHYLIPSFQRFDWEEVRVLIERQKYFLLHAPRQTGKTTALMEMVTALNQEGRYLALYVNIEAAQTARNDADKGNRIICDILLQSGELFFSEPLPWSEARDKLRPTEPQQRLNQLLSWWAKHSSKPIVLLLDEVDALIGDTLVSLLRQLRTGYMQRPEAFPHSIILCGVRDLKDYRIHQSNGDIITGGSAFNVKAESLTLGNFTPQEIRTLYQQHTEATGQYFDEAIFELLWQDTYGQPWLVNAIGNELTWKDRALRDRSVVINLPHYLAARERLIQSRAVHLDQLADKLRENRVRRVIAPILAGEPSPQQRQDDLEYCEDLGLIRRKPLEISNRIYREILPRELTSALQDSITNQQQSWYLTETNRLDMVKLLQAFQQFFRENSESWLQRFAYKEAGPQLLMQAFLQRIINGGGRINRDYALGRRRTDLLIEWPVREHNGQWQEVQIVVIELKILHGSLEKIVEEGIAQTLDYSDKCGAEESHLVIFDRDATTSWEEKIWHWPCRLVSVWGC from the coding sequence ATGGAGAAATTTTTTAACACCGAAGGGCCGATGAAGGCCGATATGCACTATCTTATTCCCTCATTTCAACGATTTGACTGGGAGGAGGTTCGGGTCTTGATTGAGCGGCAGAAATATTTTCTGCTCCACGCACCGCGCCAAACCGGTAAGACTACGGCACTGATGGAGATGGTGACAGCCCTCAATCAAGAGGGACGCTATCTGGCGCTCTATGTCAATATCGAAGCGGCGCAGACGGCACGCAATGATGCCGACAAGGGCAATCGAATTATTTGTGATATTTTACTGCAAAGTGGCGAACTCTTTTTTAGCGAACCGCTACCATGGAGTGAAGCCCGAGATAAACTGCGTCCGACAGAGCCGCAACAGCGACTAAATCAGCTACTTAGTTGGTGGGCAAAGCACAGCTCCAAACCCATTGTCCTGTTACTGGACGAAGTTGATGCACTCATCGGCGATACCCTAGTGTCACTGCTACGACAGCTACGCACCGGCTATATGCAACGCCCCGAAGCGTTTCCTCATAGTATTATTCTCTGTGGTGTGCGCGATTTAAAAGACTACCGCATTCACCAGAGCAATGGCGATATTATTACCGGCGGTAGTGCCTTTAATGTGAAGGCAGAGTCGCTGACACTGGGTAACTTTACCCCACAAGAGATACGAACACTCTATCAGCAACATACCGAGGCCACCGGCCAGTACTTCGATGAGGCTATTTTTGAACTGCTATGGCAAGACACCTATGGCCAGCCGTGGCTGGTCAATGCTATCGGTAACGAATTAACCTGGAAAGATCGTGCACTGCGCGATCGCAGCGTAGTGATTAACCTGCCTCACTATCTGGCAGCGCGGGAGCGACTGATACAGTCGCGGGCAGTGCACTTAGATCAGCTGGCCGATAAATTACGCGAAAACAGGGTGCGGCGGGTGATTGCGCCGATATTAGCAGGAGAACCGTCGCCACAACAACGACAGGATGATTTAGAGTATTGCGAAGATTTAGGTTTGATTCGGCGTAAGCCGCTGGAGATAAGTAATCGCATCTACCGCGAAATATTGCCACGAGAGTTAACCAGCGCCCTGCAAGATTCCATAACCAACCAGCAGCAGAGCTGGTATCTGACCGAAACAAACCGGCTCGACATGGTTAAACTGCTACAGGCGTTTCAACAGTTTTTTCGGGAGAACTCCGAAAGCTGGCTACAGCGCTTTGCCTACAAAGAGGCGGGGCCACAGCTACTGATGCAGGCGTTTTTACAGCGCATTATCAATGGCGGCGGACGCATTAACCGCGACTATGCGCTCGGACGGCGTCGTACCGACCTGCTCATCGAGTGGCCGGTGAGAGAACATAACGGTCAGTGGCAGGAGGTACAAATTGTGGTGATAGAGCTAAAGATTTTGCACGGATCACTGGAGAAGATAGTGGAGGAGGGGATAGCACAGACCCTCGACTACAGTGATAAGTGTGGCGCAGAGGAGAGCCATTTGGTGATTTTTGACCGCGATGCGACCACCTCGTGGGAGGAGAAGATTTGGCACTGGCCGTGCCGTTTGGTGAGTGTGTGGGGCTGTTAG
- a CDS encoding ATP-binding protein — protein sequence MEKFFNTEGPMIAADHYLIPSFGRIDWEEMQTLIDRKRYFLLHAPRQTGKTTALMEMVTALNQEGRYLALYVNIEAAQTARNDADKGNRIICDILLQSGELFFSEPLPWSEARDKLRPTESQQRLNQLLSWWAKHSSKPIVLLLDEVDALIGDTLVSLLRQLRTGYMQRPEAFPHSIILCGVRDLKDYRIHQSNGDIITGGSAFNVKAKSLTLGNFTPQEIRALYQQHTDATGQRFDEAIFETLWQDTYGQPWLVNAMGNELTWEDRSLRDRSVIITTHHYQAARERLIQSRAVHLDQLADKLQEERVRGVIAPILAGEGMPDHLPQDDLLYCHDLGLIRIKPTLQISNRIYQEVIPRELTFTTQATISNQQQSWYLTETNRLDVVKLLQAFQQFFRQNSEIWLQRFAYKEAGPQLLMQAFLQRIINGGGRINREYALGRRRTDLLIEWPVREHNGQWDEVQIVVIELKILRGSLEKVVEEGIAQTLDYSDKCGAEESHLVIFDRDATTSWEEKIWHWPCRLVSVWGC from the coding sequence ATGGAAAAATTTTTTAATACCGAAGGGCCGATGATAGCAGCGGACCACTACCTTATCCCCTCTTTCGGGCGCATTGATTGGGAGGAAATGCAGACGCTAATTGATCGCAAACGCTACTTTCTGCTCCACGCACCGCGCCAAACCGGTAAGACTACGGCACTGATGGAGATGGTGACAGCCCTCAATCAAGAGGGACGCTATCTGGCGCTCTATGTCAATATCGAAGCGGCGCAGACGGCACGCAATGATGCCGACAAGGGCAATCGAATTATTTGTGATATTTTACTGCAAAGTGGCGAACTCTTTTTTAGCGAACCGCTACCATGGAGTGAAGCCCGAGATAAACTGCGTCCGACAGAGTCGCAACAGCGACTAAATCAGCTACTTAGTTGGTGGGCAAAGCACAGCTCCAAACCCATTGTCCTGTTACTGGACGAAGTTGATGCACTCATCGGCGATACCCTAGTGTCACTGCTACGACAGCTACGCACCGGCTATATGCAACGCCCCGAAGCGTTTCCTCATAGTATTATTCTTTGTGGTGTGCGCGATTTAAAAGACTACCGCATCCACCAAAGCAATGGCGATATTATTACCGGCGGTAGTGCCTTTAATGTGAAGGCTAAATCGCTGACACTGGGTAACTTTACCCCACAGGAGATACGAGCACTCTATCAGCAACATACGGATGCCACCGGGCAGCGCTTTGATGAGGCGATTTTTGAGACGCTATGGCAGGACACCTATGGCCAGCCGTGGTTAGTCAATGCCATGGGTAACGAATTAACCTGGGAGGATCGCAGCCTGCGGGATCGCAGCGTCATCATTACCACGCACCACTATCAGGCAGCGCGGGAGCGACTGATACAGTCGCGGGCGGTACACTTAGATCAATTGGCCGATAAACTACAGGAGGAGCGGGTTCGCGGGGTGATTGCGCCGATTCTAGCAGGAGAAGGTATGCCCGACCATTTACCGCAGGACGATCTGCTCTACTGTCACGATTTGGGTTTAATACGGATTAAACCAACGCTGCAGATTAGCAATCGCATCTATCAGGAAGTGATCCCGCGAGAGTTGACCTTTACCACCCAGGCGACGATAAGTAACCAGCAGCAGAGCTGGTATCTGACCGAAACAAACCGGCTCGATGTGGTTAAACTGCTACAGGCGTTTCAACAGTTTTTTCGGCAGAACTCCGAAATCTGGCTACAGCGTTTTGCCTACAAAGAGGCGGGGCCACAGCTACTGATGCAGGCATTTTTACAGCGCATTATCAATGGCGGCGGACGGATTAACCGCGAATATGCGCTCGGACGGCGTCGTACCGACCTGCTCATCGAGTGGCCGGTGAGAGAACATAACGGCCAGTGGGATGAAGTACAAATTGTGGTGATAGAGCTAAAGATTTTGCGCGGCTCACTGGAGAAGGTAGTGGAGGAGGGGATAGCACAGACCCTCGACTACAGTGATAAGTGTGGCGCAGAGGAGAGCCATTTGGTGATTTTTGACCGCGATGCGACCACCTCGTGGGAGGAGAAGATTTGGCACTGGCCGTGCCGTTTGGTGAGTGTGTGGGGCTGTTAG